In Bacillus sp. 2205SS5-2, a genomic segment contains:
- a CDS encoding TIGR01457 family HAD-type hydrolase has protein sequence MKHYQGYLIDLDGTMYRGKEKIEEAGDFVHRLKDKGIPYLFVTNNSSRRPEQVAEKLCKFDIPTEPNQVFTTSMATANYMATKKPGGTAYIIGEEGIRSAVESKGLTIVDEHPDYVVVGIDRGITYEKLALACLGVRNGATFISTNGDIAIPTERGLLPGNGSLTSVVTVSTQTQPIFIGKPEAIIMEQALKVLDVPKENAIMVGDNYDTDILAGIRTGMDTLLVHTGVTTKEILTQKDIQPTYTIHSLSEWKV, from the coding sequence ATGAAACATTATCAAGGGTATTTAATTGATTTAGACGGAACGATGTATCGCGGTAAAGAAAAAATTGAAGAAGCGGGGGATTTTGTTCATCGATTAAAAGACAAAGGAATTCCCTATTTGTTTGTCACAAATAACTCATCTAGAAGGCCGGAGCAAGTAGCAGAGAAACTATGTAAATTTGATATTCCTACAGAACCAAATCAAGTGTTCACCACTTCAATGGCAACTGCCAATTACATGGCAACCAAAAAACCAGGTGGAACAGCATATATTATAGGAGAAGAGGGCATCCGTTCTGCTGTGGAATCAAAAGGACTAACGATTGTTGATGAACATCCTGATTATGTGGTTGTCGGCATTGATCGTGGGATTACGTATGAAAAGTTGGCTCTCGCTTGTTTAGGAGTTCGAAATGGCGCAACGTTTATTTCAACGAATGGTGATATCGCTATCCCGACTGAACGTGGTCTCCTTCCTGGGAATGGATCACTAACATCGGTTGTTACGGTTTCAACACAAACACAGCCAATTTTCATTGGGAAACCGGAAGCGATTATTATGGAGCAGGCGTTAAAAGTACTGGATGTACCAAAAGAGAATGCTATCATGGTGGGAGATAACTACGACACCGATATTTTAGCTGGAATCCGAACTGGGATGGATACGTTACTCGTTCATACAGGAGTGACAACAAAAGAAATTCTCACCCAAAAAGATATTCAACCAACCTACACTATTCATTCTTTAAGTGAATGGAAAGTCTAG
- a CDS encoding M23 family metallopeptidase has product MKKALYLIVLLFLLSSLQPYSVNGEELSAADHYRLRMELYSKFETTTQIPWYYLAAIDQYERSWRFSRRDIPNPEGIISIYIPKEKWAGELNPNLDDQNPASISFFNGIGLDGDLDGKADSFNNEDILMTISQHILAFGVDEDNFKIGLWNYYKRDKTVGIIMGKAKIYQTYGTIKLEDKAFPLPQNFNYSYRNTWGDARGWGGRRIHEGTDIFADYGVPVRSTCYGIIEMKGWNQYGGWRLGIRDINNTYHYFAHLNGFAKDLSVGQAVKPGQLIGGVGSTGYGPPGTSGKFPPHLHYGMYKDNGHTEWSFDSYPHLRLWERHDRQKR; this is encoded by the coding sequence TTGAAAAAAGCTCTATATCTTATCGTTCTGCTCTTTTTACTTTCATCCTTGCAACCCTATTCTGTTAATGGAGAAGAATTAAGTGCGGCTGATCATTACCGTTTACGGATGGAACTCTATTCAAAATTCGAAACTACTACACAAATTCCATGGTATTACCTTGCGGCGATTGATCAGTATGAGCGAAGTTGGCGATTTTCAAGGCGTGATATTCCTAATCCTGAGGGAATCATTTCAATTTATATCCCTAAAGAGAAATGGGCAGGTGAATTAAATCCTAATCTGGATGACCAAAACCCAGCATCCATCTCCTTTTTTAACGGCATTGGGCTCGATGGTGATTTAGATGGAAAAGCAGATTCTTTCAATAATGAAGATATTCTAATGACAATAAGTCAGCACATTCTTGCCTTTGGTGTTGACGAAGACAATTTTAAAATCGGCTTATGGAATTACTATAAACGAGATAAAACCGTCGGAATAATCATGGGCAAGGCCAAAATATATCAAACCTATGGAACCATTAAGCTTGAGGATAAAGCCTTTCCCCTGCCCCAAAATTTTAATTATAGCTACCGAAACACATGGGGAGACGCACGTGGTTGGGGTGGAAGAAGAATCCATGAAGGAACCGATATTTTTGCTGACTACGGTGTTCCGGTCCGATCGACCTGTTACGGAATCATTGAAATGAAAGGATGGAACCAATACGGGGGATGGCGTCTAGGTATACGGGATATCAATAACACCTATCATTATTTTGCTCATTTGAATGGATTTGCGAAGGATTTATCGGTTGGTCAAGCCGTTAAGCCTGGTCAACTAATAGGAGGTGTCGGAAGCACTGGCTACGGTCCACCTGGTACATCCGGAAAGTTCCCGCCCCATTTACACTACGGAATGTATAAAGACAACGGCCATACGGAGTGGTCATTTGATTCCTACCCTCACTTACGATTATGGGAGCGTCATGACCGTCAAAAAAGATAA
- a CDS encoding phosphatidylglycerophosphatase A family protein: MSESKMHLSEETARKWLHERGVEIQDIADLVMFLQKKYHPNLDMADCVHNVERVLRKREVQNAILTGIQLDRLCEKGLLEEPLQSIIAVDEGLYGVDEVLAFSIVNVYGSIGFTNFGYIDKLKPGILEKLNDKSSKQCHTFLDDIVGAIAAAASSRLAHRLAHVE, from the coding sequence ATGAGTGAGAGCAAAATGCATCTATCCGAAGAAACAGCAAGAAAATGGCTACACGAACGAGGAGTAGAAATTCAAGATATTGCTGATCTTGTGATGTTTCTCCAAAAAAAGTACCATCCTAACCTAGATATGGCCGATTGTGTACACAACGTCGAACGTGTCCTTAGGAAACGGGAAGTACAAAACGCCATTTTAACAGGGATTCAACTTGATCGGTTATGTGAAAAAGGGTTATTAGAAGAACCACTTCAATCAATCATTGCCGTTGACGAGGGTTTATATGGCGTAGATGAAGTACTAGCCTTTTCCATCGTTAATGTATATGGTTCCATTGGATTTACCAATTTTGGCTACATCGATAAGTTAAAGCCAGGAATATTAGAGAAACTCAATGATAAATCGTCAAAACAATGTCATACTTTTTTAGATGATATTGTCGGTGCCATCGCTGCAGCTGCTTCGTCGAGGTTAGCACATCGACTTGCTCATGTGGAATAG
- a CDS encoding DUF3055 domain-containing protein has product MNDRFFLYDDMEETKTRFVSFMGESSRYDLAIMTSDRYYGKKLVLDIQGGRFAIIGSDDLEEPDYLEQVFKLSSDEGDELRSFLTEII; this is encoded by the coding sequence ATGAATGATCGATTTTTCTTGTATGATGATATGGAAGAGACCAAAACCCGCTTCGTTAGCTTCATGGGTGAAAGCTCGCGATATGACTTAGCCATTATGACCTCTGACCGCTATTATGGTAAAAAACTCGTGCTCGATATTCAAGGTGGACGTTTTGCTATTATTGGTTCAGATGACTTAGAGGAGCCCGATTACTTAGAGCAGGTTTTTAAGCTTTCAAGCGATGAAGGCGATGAGCTCCGTTCTTTTTTAACTGAAATCATTTAA
- a CDS encoding methionine/alanine import family NSS transporter small subunit: MDTSAIVMMLVGIIVIWGGLAASIANAVRKSKAK; this comes from the coding sequence ATGGATACGAGTGCAATTGTAATGATGTTAGTGGGTATTATCGTTATTTGGGGCGGTTTAGCCGCAAGCATTGCTAACGCAGTCAGAAAATCAAAAGCAAAATAA
- a CDS encoding cytosolic protein, producing MNSFSDEEEYHDFSNVEAQRNFLLPEQLPEGAYGSPRGKHMLVENKTTPWKTGLRYYSAFNYEFKGLHQDLPRQMDGAHPTHDDPDH from the coding sequence ATGAATTCATTTTCAGACGAAGAAGAGTATCATGATTTCTCCAATGTAGAGGCGCAAAGAAATTTTTTACTTCCCGAACAATTACCTGAGGGTGCGTACGGTAGTCCTCGTGGTAAGCATATGCTAGTGGAAAACAAAACAACTCCTTGGAAAACAGGACTAAGATATTATAGTGCATTTAATTATGAGTTTAAAGGGCTTCACCAAGACCTACCAAGGCAAATGGACGGTGCTCATCCCACTCATGATGATCCTGACCATTAA
- the hepT gene encoding type VII toxin-antitoxin system HepT family RNase toxin, giving the protein MYFVDREKIEEMLTFMDQQLAQIQAYPEISTPLQQAAIERWTHIVIEAILDVGNSMIDGFIMRDPGSYEDIVEILTDEKVITEAMSAELKRIVSYRKMLVQQYTKVDHELILKHFHQHMQTLTSFSTNVREYLTHELGPVSAFRN; this is encoded by the coding sequence GTGTATTTTGTTGATAGAGAAAAAATAGAGGAAATGCTGACATTTATGGATCAACAATTAGCTCAAATACAAGCATATCCAGAAATCTCGACTCCACTTCAACAGGCGGCGATTGAACGATGGACTCACATCGTAATTGAAGCAATTTTAGATGTTGGAAATAGTATGATTGATGGATTTATTATGCGCGATCCCGGTAGCTATGAGGATATTGTCGAGATCTTAACGGATGAAAAAGTTATTACAGAAGCGATGTCTGCTGAGTTAAAGCGGATTGTTTCTTACCGGAAAATGCTTGTACAACAATATACTAAGGTGGATCATGAATTAATTCTTAAGCATTTTCACCAGCATATGCAAACGTTAACTTCATTTTCAACAAATGTCAGAGAGTATTTAACTCATGAGCTTGGACCTGTTTCAGCTTTCCGAAATTAA
- the lipA gene encoding lipoyl synthase translates to MSKKDEYIRKPDWLKIKLNTNENYTGLKKMMREKNLNTVCEEAKCPNIHECWGTRRTATFMILGAICTRACRFCAVKTGLPTELDLQEPERVAESVELMNLKHVVVTAVARDDLKDGGSGVFAETVRAIRRKNPFTTIEVLPSDMGGHYENVKTLMDAKPDIFNHNIETVERLTPRVRARAKYHRSLEVLRMAKELQPEVPTKSSIMIGLGETKEEIIQTMEDLRAHNVDIMAIGQYLQPSKKHLKVQKYYSPDEFGELREIAMKKGFSHCEAGPLVRSSYHADEQVNAAAKAKQEQGDTKIEA, encoded by the coding sequence ATGAGCAAGAAGGATGAATACATACGTAAACCGGATTGGTTGAAAATAAAGTTAAATACGAACGAGAATTATACAGGTTTAAAGAAAATGATGCGTGAGAAGAACCTTAACACGGTATGCGAAGAAGCGAAGTGTCCGAATATCCACGAATGTTGGGGGACTCGCCGTACGGCAACTTTTATGATTCTTGGAGCAATTTGTACTCGTGCTTGCCGTTTTTGTGCCGTGAAAACGGGACTTCCTACTGAGTTGGATTTGCAAGAGCCAGAAAGAGTAGCAGAATCAGTTGAATTGATGAATTTAAAGCATGTAGTCGTTACCGCTGTAGCTCGAGATGATTTAAAAGACGGAGGATCTGGAGTATTTGCTGAAACGGTACGTGCCATTCGTAGGAAAAATCCCTTTACGACAATTGAAGTTTTGCCATCTGATATGGGTGGACATTATGAAAATGTAAAAACGCTAATGGATGCTAAACCAGATATTTTTAACCACAATATTGAAACGGTTGAACGCTTGACGCCAAGAGTACGTGCTCGTGCAAAGTACCATCGCTCGCTTGAAGTATTGCGAATGGCGAAGGAGCTACAACCAGAAGTTCCAACGAAATCCAGCATAATGATTGGACTTGGTGAGACAAAGGAAGAAATTATCCAGACGATGGAAGACTTACGTGCTCATAATGTTGATATTATGGCCATCGGTCAATATTTACAGCCATCAAAAAAACACTTAAAGGTTCAGAAATACTACTCACCAGATGAATTCGGTGAATTACGTGAAATCGCCATGAAAAAAGGCTTCAGTCATTGTGAAGCAGGCCCATTAGTCCGTTCTTCTTATCATGCAGATGAGCAAGTAAACGCAGCTGCAAAAGCGAAGCAAGAACAAGGGGATACAAAAATAGAAGCATAG
- a CDS encoding sodium-dependent transporter — protein sequence MENRPQWGTRAGFILAAVGSAVGLGNIWRFPGVAYENGGGAFFLPYLFALLTAGIPLLILEFTIGHKHRGSAPLSYARASKGSEWMGWWQVMISFVISTYYAVIIAWAMAFAYFSINLQWQNSENPVSFLVGDYLKLSDPGVMGDLVPGVLIPLILVWAITLGVLFAGVKKGIELANKIMIPALVVLFLVVVIRALTLDGAAEGLNAFFKPDWERIMEPSVWVAAYGQIFFSLSIAFAIMITYSSYLPKKSDLTNNAFITGFANSSVELLAGFGIFAALGFMAQSQGVAFADLDARMTGVLLAFAVFPEIINQFPAFNGLFGFLFFTCLVLAGLSSLISIVETFVAAVSEKFNVSRSTAVAVGGGLSAVLSLLFATQGGLNFLDVTDEFINQFGVALAGLFEVVFIAWIAKQLTPLQQHANSVSDIRLGLWWKICLGLITPLVLGYMMYGKIKERIINSYGGGDYPLEFVFNFGWAVAIGAMLAAVLLTAKPWSRNTVELPVSKKEVS from the coding sequence ATGGAAAATCGCCCACAGTGGGGAACAAGAGCTGGTTTTATTCTAGCGGCTGTTGGTTCAGCAGTTGGTTTAGGGAATATTTGGAGGTTCCCAGGGGTCGCGTATGAAAATGGAGGAGGAGCATTCTTTTTACCGTACTTATTTGCATTATTAACTGCCGGAATTCCGCTACTCATTCTCGAGTTTACGATCGGTCATAAGCACCGTGGTTCCGCTCCATTATCGTATGCTAGAGCTAGTAAAGGTAGTGAGTGGATGGGATGGTGGCAAGTGATGATCTCATTTGTCATATCGACATATTATGCTGTCATTATTGCTTGGGCTATGGCCTTTGCCTATTTTTCTATTAATTTACAGTGGCAAAATAGTGAAAACCCAGTTAGCTTCCTAGTTGGAGACTACTTAAAGTTATCCGATCCAGGTGTTATGGGAGATTTAGTGCCAGGTGTTTTGATTCCCTTAATTCTTGTTTGGGCGATTACGCTAGGGGTATTGTTTGCTGGAGTTAAAAAAGGAATTGAACTTGCTAATAAAATCATGATTCCTGCTCTAGTAGTCTTGTTCTTAGTTGTCGTAATTCGTGCACTTACTCTTGATGGTGCTGCAGAGGGATTAAATGCTTTCTTTAAACCAGATTGGGAACGAATTATGGAGCCTTCAGTTTGGGTAGCCGCTTATGGCCAAATCTTCTTTAGCCTATCTATTGCCTTTGCGATTATGATTACCTATTCTAGTTACTTGCCAAAAAAATCGGATTTAACGAATAATGCCTTTATTACAGGATTTGCTAACTCAAGTGTTGAGTTACTTGCTGGTTTTGGTATCTTTGCTGCTTTAGGTTTTATGGCGCAATCTCAAGGGGTAGCCTTTGCAGATTTAGATGCTAGAATGACTGGAGTATTATTAGCTTTTGCTGTATTCCCAGAGATTATCAATCAGTTCCCTGCATTTAATGGATTGTTTGGATTCCTTTTCTTCACGTGCTTAGTACTTGCGGGTCTTTCCTCATTAATCTCGATTGTAGAGACTTTCGTTGCAGCTGTATCGGAGAAATTTAATGTTTCTCGTTCAACAGCAGTTGCAGTGGGTGGTGGTTTGTCTGCTGTTCTCTCTTTATTGTTCGCGACTCAAGGAGGATTGAATTTCCTCGATGTAACGGATGAATTTATTAACCAATTTGGTGTTGCACTTGCTGGATTATTTGAAGTTGTCTTTATCGCTTGGATTGCGAAGCAGCTAACACCACTTCAACAGCATGCGAACTCTGTGTCTGATATTAGACTAGGTCTATGGTGGAAAATTTGTTTAGGCTTAATCACACCACTTGTATTAGGTTATATGATGTACGGGAAAATTAAAGAACGTATCATTAACAGCTATGGTGGAGGCGATTATCCATTAGAATTTGTCTTCAATTTTGGATGGGCTGTTGCAATTGGTGCAATGCTCGCAGCGGTTTTATTAACAGCTAAACCATGGAGTCGTAATACAGTTGAACTTCCGGTTTCTAAGAAGGAGGTATCTTAA
- a CDS encoding HD-GYP domain-containing protein has translation MRLLSTRNLNKGMVLATSVYSPKGQALIRAGVSVTTRMIQRLVDLNIQYVYIEDVQSAGIYIQDPVSSELRQEAISTIEASFTGLNKSSASANALVFEKNSKVFKGIIHTVLRGIKDNPDLQIVLSDVFTYDSYIFQHSFNVTLYSLAIGMELKLSDKQLEAIGMGAILHDVGKMLVPEEILLKPGRLTEEEFIEVKRHSEYGFEILRKLHTISLTIAHCAFQHHERLDGSGYPRGIKEEDIHPFAKIIAVADVFDAVTSNRVYRNAMLPHQGLEILYSGAGTLFDTRVVEAFRNSVSIYPNGLTVVLSDGRKGIIAKQNKGLSDRPVVRIIEEEGQTISSTYEIDLKIELHLVITDCNIAMHYDKN, from the coding sequence GTGTTTCCGTAACAACCCGAATGATTCAACGCTTGGTTGATTTAAACATCCAGTATGTTTATATTGAAGATGTTCAATCAGCCGGAATTTATATTCAGGATCCGGTTTCAAGTGAGCTTAGGCAAGAAGCTATCTCAACGATTGAAGCGTCCTTTACAGGTCTTAATAAGTCATCTGCATCTGCAAATGCTTTAGTATTTGAAAAGAATTCAAAAGTTTTTAAAGGAATTATTCATACTGTCTTAAGAGGTATAAAGGATAACCCTGATCTTCAAATCGTCTTATCGGACGTGTTTACCTATGATTCTTATATTTTCCAACATTCTTTTAATGTGACGTTGTATTCGTTAGCGATTGGAATGGAGTTAAAGCTCTCTGATAAGCAATTAGAAGCGATTGGGATGGGTGCCATTCTTCATGACGTCGGGAAGATGTTAGTCCCTGAAGAGATTCTCTTAAAGCCAGGACGTTTAACAGAAGAGGAATTTATCGAAGTAAAGCGTCATTCAGAATATGGTTTTGAAATTCTACGAAAGCTTCATACCATATCCTTAACGATTGCTCATTGTGCGTTTCAACATCATGAACGGTTAGATGGATCAGGATATCCGCGTGGAATAAAAGAAGAAGACATTCATCCATTTGCCAAAATCATTGCTGTAGCTGATGTATTTGATGCCGTAACGTCAAATCGTGTTTACCGAAATGCGATGCTACCTCACCAAGGGTTGGAAATTCTTTATTCTGGCGCAGGTACCTTGTTTGACACAAGAGTGGTAGAGGCCTTCCGCAACTCGGTGTCGATCTATCCCAATGGATTAACGGTCGTTTTGAGTGACGGACGAAAAGGAATTATAGCAAAGCAAAATAAAGGTTTATCTGATCGTCCTGTCGTGAGAATTATCGAAGAAGAAGGTCAAACCATCAGCTCGACGTATGAAATAGATTTAAAAATAGAACTTCATTTGGTTATAACGGATTGTAATATCGCTATGCACTATGATAAGAATTAA
- a CDS encoding YutD family protein produces MIEVNKINYEILKEYREGYDDEAFKARYSDILTKYDYIVGDWGYGQLRLKGFFEDQNQKSSFDSKISTLEDYLFEYCNFGCAYFVLKKIKSK; encoded by the coding sequence ATGATTGAAGTGAATAAAATAAATTATGAGATTTTGAAAGAATATCGCGAAGGATATGATGATGAAGCATTTAAGGCTCGTTACAGTGATATTTTAACAAAATATGATTATATTGTAGGCGATTGGGGATACGGGCAATTGAGATTGAAAGGTTTTTTTGAAGATCAAAATCAAAAATCATCCTTTGATAGTAAAATCTCCACCCTAGAAGATTATTTATTTGAATACTGTAATTTTGGATGTGCCTATTTCGTATTAAAGAAAATAAAAAGCAAGTAA
- a CDS encoding Na+/H+ antiporter NhaC family protein: MENTIYSLLPPLIAILMVVLTKRVLLSLGTGIISAALILSQFNLLETLTIIWNSFKAIFVNGGELNTWYVYIILFLLLLGMITAFINLSGGTRAFGEWAMKRVKTRVGAQLVAATLGIIVFIDDYFNALAVGQVARPLTDRHNVSRAKLAYIIDSTSAPICVVSPISSWGAYIITIIAGIITEYQISEYSAFSAFVQMIPMNLYVFTAIALVFITTVRGIDLGQMKVHEDRAMKTGEVYDNEKEIPGELKNDLPVSNKGKVIDLVLPIVALVIGTIGSMLWTGYDGDANIFVILENTDVAASLLYGGLIGLAVALVLHLLKGTDPATVSLGMWEGIKSMLPAIYILIFAWMIVGLIDSLGTGIYLSDLVKEANLPLGYLPVLLFIVAGIIAFSTGTSWGSFGILLPIAGQIVAATDIEMLLPSLAAVLAGAVFGDHCSPISDTTILSSTGAGSNHIDHVITQLPYALTGAVISALGFLVLGFSGSTLLALITIATLLVAYTLVMGRRVEKHG; this comes from the coding sequence ATGGAAAACACAATTTACTCATTATTACCACCACTCATTGCCATTTTAATGGTCGTCTTAACGAAAAGGGTACTTCTTTCGTTGGGGACAGGAATTATTTCGGCAGCCCTCATTTTATCTCAATTCAATCTTTTAGAAACGTTGACGATTATTTGGAACTCTTTTAAAGCGATTTTCGTCAATGGTGGCGAACTGAATACTTGGTACGTCTATATTATTCTGTTTTTGCTTTTACTCGGAATGATTACTGCATTTATTAATCTTTCAGGTGGAACACGCGCGTTTGGAGAATGGGCGATGAAGCGTGTGAAAACACGAGTTGGCGCACAACTTGTTGCAGCAACCCTGGGAATTATTGTTTTCATCGATGATTATTTCAATGCACTTGCGGTTGGACAAGTGGCACGTCCATTAACCGACCGTCACAATGTCTCTCGTGCAAAACTGGCCTATATCATTGATTCAACGTCTGCACCGATATGTGTCGTATCTCCTATCTCAAGCTGGGGGGCCTATATTATTACTATCATTGCAGGGATTATTACGGAATATCAAATATCTGAGTACTCAGCTTTCTCGGCATTTGTTCAAATGATTCCAATGAATTTATATGTGTTCACGGCTATTGCGCTCGTGTTTATCACTACTGTTCGTGGCATTGATTTAGGGCAAATGAAAGTTCATGAAGATAGAGCTATGAAAACAGGCGAAGTGTATGATAATGAAAAAGAAATTCCTGGCGAATTAAAAAATGATCTTCCTGTTAGTAATAAAGGGAAAGTAATAGACTTAGTGTTACCAATCGTTGCCTTGGTTATAGGTACTATCGGATCTATGCTGTGGACAGGCTATGATGGAGATGCAAATATTTTTGTTATTTTAGAAAATACAGACGTGGCCGCATCGTTATTATATGGTGGATTAATCGGGCTAGCGGTGGCGCTTGTTTTACACCTTCTTAAAGGGACGGACCCTGCCACAGTTTCTCTTGGTATGTGGGAAGGGATTAAATCAATGCTTCCTGCCATCTACATTTTGATCTTTGCTTGGATGATTGTCGGATTAATTGATTCATTAGGAACGGGCATATATCTATCGGATCTTGTTAAAGAAGCTAATCTTCCACTAGGATATTTACCTGTTTTACTCTTTATCGTTGCTGGTATCATAGCCTTTTCAACGGGAACGTCATGGGGCTCTTTTGGGATTTTACTTCCGATTGCTGGACAAATTGTTGCAGCGACTGACATTGAGATGCTATTACCATCCCTTGCGGCCGTTCTAGCTGGAGCTGTTTTTGGAGATCATTGTTCTCCTATTTCAGATACAACGATTTTGTCATCAACAGGTGCGGGTAGTAATCATATTGACCATGTGATCACTCAGCTACCATATGCATTAACGGGTGCAGTCATATCGGCGCTAGGCTTTTTGGTATTAGGTTTCTCGGGCAGTACATTACTAGCCCTTATCACCATAGCTACCTTATTAGTGGCCTATACGCTCGTTATGGGCAGAAGAGTAGAAAAGCACGGTTAA
- a CDS encoding YhcN/YlaJ family sporulation lipoprotein: MLTLKTSMTIAGILSFTILGAGCANNLANDKELYHENGNTINVSDREDIYNRNGDIVPGESANYGYVRHQKSPIEGDTMSSGNLYSLNREEMADIISQLAVTLPKVNDAATLVTDEEVLIAYHTDAKDDKSRFNVADQVKKTALSVIPRWYHVYVTDDTMLMQNVENLAPLDSTSEGSMNQIDDVVNLMLESSPQGRDVETSENPNGEMNTEKKDDDVHSLNLTKYNGAKRYNFTTPDAMN; this comes from the coding sequence GTGCTTACATTGAAGACATCAATGACTATAGCAGGTATTTTATCCTTCACTATCCTAGGAGCAGGTTGCGCTAATAATTTGGCCAACGATAAGGAGCTCTATCATGAAAACGGGAATACAATTAATGTCAGTGATCGTGAAGATATATATAACAGAAATGGCGATATAGTCCCCGGCGAATCCGCAAATTACGGATATGTTCGGCATCAAAAAAGTCCTATTGAAGGCGATACGATGTCCAGTGGAAATTTGTATTCCTTAAACAGAGAAGAAATGGCAGATATTATCAGTCAGCTGGCAGTTACACTACCAAAGGTCAATGACGCTGCCACACTTGTAACAGATGAGGAAGTATTAATTGCCTATCATACGGACGCTAAAGATGACAAAAGTCGCTTTAATGTCGCCGATCAAGTGAAGAAAACTGCTCTATCAGTTATCCCTAGATGGTATCATGTGTACGTAACGGATGATACTATGCTGATGCAAAATGTAGAAAATCTAGCTCCCCTTGATTCTACTTCAGAAGGATCAATGAATCAAATCGACGACGTTGTGAACTTAATGCTCGAAAGTTCACCACAAGGGAGAGATGTTGAAACATCAGAAAACCCGAATGGAGAAATGAACACAGAAAAGAAAGATGATGATGTACACAGCTTGAACCTAACAAAATACAATGGTGCTAAACGGTACAACTTTACCACCCCTGATGCAATGAACTAA
- the yutH gene encoding spore coat putative kinase YutH: protein MLQEILNQYFGIQAQQSIKDGGYERYIRNGVLYTIVNVTNVEQEYLVELYQMAQHLSERGDKYVSSFVQAKEEKFLITHDEQDYVLLQNQQLQPPREKRLGRKLAKFHERGRTIPDKITYNSRIGEWKGLWEKRLDQMEKACYDMVQREPNDDFERMLIDAFPYYLGLAENGIQYLVDTELDDEPTSEDAGTVCHNRFLNNTWGTQYWVRFPFEWVFDHCSRDIADYIRGQYLSRNRTFGPDVQKFSQEYESVSKISSFGYRLTYARLVFPLHFFECVEEYFISGSEQRRNTLEEKLARYLKYSGDYERFLGSFYEIVGVSAKSQSLPRIQWLTK from the coding sequence GTGTTGCAAGAAATACTAAACCAATATTTCGGTATTCAGGCTCAACAAAGTATAAAAGATGGGGGATATGAGCGGTATATTCGAAATGGCGTACTATATACTATTGTCAATGTGACCAATGTGGAACAAGAATACTTGGTGGAATTGTATCAGATGGCACAGCATTTGAGTGAGCGTGGCGACAAATACGTATCTTCCTTTGTGCAAGCAAAAGAAGAAAAGTTCTTGATCACTCATGATGAACAAGATTATGTATTGTTGCAAAACCAACAATTGCAGCCTCCACGTGAAAAAAGGCTAGGGAGAAAACTAGCGAAGTTTCACGAACGAGGTCGGACTATTCCGGACAAAATAACGTACAATAGTCGGATTGGTGAATGGAAAGGGTTGTGGGAGAAGCGGCTAGATCAAATGGAGAAAGCCTGCTATGATATGGTTCAGCGAGAACCGAATGATGACTTCGAACGAATGCTTATCGATGCGTTTCCATATTATTTAGGCTTAGCTGAAAATGGCATTCAATATTTGGTGGATACAGAGTTAGATGATGAGCCGACATCAGAAGACGCAGGAACGGTTTGTCATAACCGGTTTTTAAACAATACTTGGGGAACTCAATACTGGGTACGTTTTCCGTTTGAATGGGTGTTTGATCATTGTAGTCGGGATATTGCAGACTATATTCGTGGGCAATATTTGAGTAGAAACCGCACTTTTGGACCAGATGTGCAAAAATTTTCCCAAGAATATGAGTCCGTTTCGAAAATATCTTCGTTTGGCTATCGATTAACCTATGCACGTCTTGTGTTTCCTCTTCATTTTTTTGAATGTGTGGAAGAGTATTTTATCTCTGGGTCGGAACAGCGTAGGAATACGTTAGAAGAAAAACTAGCGAGATATTTAAAGTATTCGGGTGATTACGAACGGTTTTTAGGAAGTTTTTATGAAATAGTAGGGGTGTCAGCAAAGAGCCAATCGCTTCCAAGAATCCAGTGGTTAACCAAGTAA